In Thermosphaera sp., the sequence TTGCCACTGAGTAGACCAGGGTTGAGAGCGAGGGATTCTTCTTCAAATCCCTCCTAGCGATCAAGAGTGCAACGGGCAGGAGGATGAATAGTGCTGAGAACTTGAACAATCCCCCCACGACGCCGGCGACTAAGGCCTGCTTAAGCCTCCCCCTCACCAAGAGCGCCAGCGACAGGACGGTGGAGAATGCCACGTAGATGTCGAGGAGCATTATGCTGGACATCGCCCTCGTCAAGGGGTCGAGCATTAGGAGGATTGCAACGGCCAGCGATACAGCTTGGTTTCTAGTGAGGCTGAGCACGGCAAGATATGTGAGGACCACAGTTAAAGCCCCTGCGACTATCGCGGGGAGCCTCCAGTGCAACGGGTAGTCTCCGAGACCCCATATGCTCAGCGCGACGAGGTATTTGACGACCGGGGGGTGCTCCCAGTTGATGTACTGGTTGACCCCGCTCGCGTCGGGGAGCATCCAGCCGGGGACTACGTCGACGACGTTGACGTACTCCTTGATCCTGGACAAGTATGATTCGAAAACCTGCTTGGACGGGGCGAGCACGTAGAACCCTTTGAGCTTCGAATAGTCCGCTCTCACAGACACGTTGAAAACTGCTGCATCGCCGCGAAGCCTTGCGTAGTCCACGAATCCGTCGTACACGATGGTGGCGCCGTACGAGGAGTTGGCGAGCCTGGGCTCTACGCGGAATATCTTGTACAGTATGTTCCTCGCAGAGGACACGTACCAGACTTCGTCCGATACGTATCCTCTCCCGCCCCGTTGGATCTCGAGGCTCGTGAACTCGGAGGCACTAGTGTAGAACAGTGCGAAGGATACAGTGAATAGCAAGGTGATGACCAGTATGTTGAAAACTTTTCCCCCGCCCAGCTTCTCCAAGCTTATACGCCACCGATAGTATAATTAACGATTAACCAATATAAACGAGTATTGGTGGCCTTATTGGAGGGTTATTGGAGGATTTATGCGGTCGTCGCCGCCGCGTTGATCGCTTCAATCATTATTCACATGCCCGTCGAGGTTCAGGAACAGGTTTTCCGCGCAGTCGTGAACCCCAGCCCAGTCTACAACGACGTGTACAGTTCTTACTACAAGGGTGTTTTGGCAAGCCCCTGCACCAGTGCAGTGCAGTGGGTTAACCAGGACGCCAGGGCTATGCTTTGCCTGGGCAGGAGGGTCTTCCCGGTCCCGTACCTGGACTACAAGCTGCCCGAGGCGCCGCTGGCGGGTCTCGCCTGGCTTGGGCTGACCGGGCTCGCATACTTGCTCGCCGGAGACGTTCTATCCCCCTCCTACGCTGCCGCCTTGTATATTGTTCAATCCCTGGCCTCCTCGCTCTCGGTTCTCACGGCGCTGGTGCTCCTCCATCGCTGGGCCAGGGGCCGCGACCTGGGCGGGCAGCTCCCAATCGGCCTCGCCAGCGTAATCGTTTACGGAGTATACGGGTTCGACTCAATAGCCCTCCCCCTCTACATCCTGTTCGTCTCAAGCCTCCTCGACAAGAAGTATTCGAGAGCCCTCTTGTTATCGAGCGTTTTAACGGCCTGGAACCCTTTCTTCACCGTCCTCCTGGGGCTCACCATAGCCTACATGGCTTTTGAAGCCGGCTCCCTGAAGGATTACGCTGGGCTCGCCGCGGCTCCCGCAGCCTACGCCGCGCTTTACCTAGCCAGCCCTCCCTCCTTCGAAAACCTCGTCTCCAAGTACGTCAGCCCCGTGTTCAACAGCAGCATATACTGGTTGTTCACGGGCGCGGCGAGCCCTCAGGCACTATACGCTGCAGCGTGGGGGGTTGCATCCTCGCTGATCCTAATCCTCTACGGCCTCCGCTCGACAAACGGGGGCTTAGCCGACCACGCGGCTTCAATAGTGGCTGCAGCGTGGATCCTGAACCCTGTAGCCGTCCCCCAGACGGTCTTGTTCATCATCCCCCTGCTCCACCTCCGCGGAGCCGACCGGAGGGTCCAAGCCTCCGCACTGGCCTCCGAGCTGTTGAACGCCCTAGTGATAATCACCTGGTTCCACGACGCAGCAATAAGGAGTGCTTTAAACCACTATATGGGGCTCGGCCTCCCGGTGGAGAACAATCCAGCCTCAGCGTCTTCACCAGTATTCTGGATCATACAAGCGAGGAACGCCCTAGTGATAGCTCTAACGGCTAGGCTCATCGCAGACTACTGGGAGGGGCTGAAAAACCAGGGGAAACATTAATAAGTACAAGAGAGGTAATATGAAAACCGAAGCCGGGGTCGCCTAGCCTGGTAGGGCGCCGGCCTGCTAAGCCGGTGGGGGAACACCCCGCGCGGGTTCAAATCCCGCCCCCGGCGCCACCCCTCATAAACACCCACGATATCCTCCACAGGACCAACGTACTTATCCCCATGGTACAGGTAGAACCTACCCTTCACAACTTTAACCCTCCAAGTGGAAGGCAAAACGGTTACCCCCGCGATGTGGATACACCTTCGAGGTATAAAAAGTATATTGAGAGACTTGATGAAGGGGTAACTCTATGCTAACTCTAGGACTTCGTAGAGCGTTAAGGGCTGGATCTACTCACTAGGGTGGAGTCCGTGAGAGTCTTGATCACCGGGGGCGCAGGTTTTATCGGTCATAACGTAGCGCGCTACCTAGCTAAGAGGGGGTACGATGTTGTAGTTGTTGACACTATGGAGAGGTCGAGTGCTTTTGCTTTGAGGAGGCTTGAAGAGCTTGGGGTGCCTATCGTAAGAGCTGATGTTAGGGAGTACGGTGGTTACGGTGGTGTCGATGTAGTGGTGCACGCTGCGGCTTACGTAAGTGTAGAGGAATCAGTTAGAGAGCCCATCAAGTACTTCGAGAACAACGTCTTGGGTACCGCTAGGGTTGGCTACGAGTGCGGGAAGAGGGGTATAAGGCTAGTGTACCTAAGTTCAGCAGCAGTCTACGGAGAGCCGCTGAAGCTACCCATAGGTGAGGATCACCCAGTGAGACCTCTATCGCCCTACGGGTTGAGCAAGCTTCAGGGAGAGGAAGTGCTGAAGGTCTTCGCATCTATATATGGCTTAAAGTACGTAACTCTGAGGCTATTCAACGTGTATGGACCTGGTCAGAGCTCTTCGTACGCCGGTGTCGTAACGGTCTTCTTGGAGAAAGCCTCGAGGGGTGAACCACTAGTAATCTACGGCGAAGGAACTCAGACTAGAGACTTCGTGTGCGTTGAAGACGTAGCTAAAGTGATCGAACACATAGTTAGGGAGGAGGTCTTCGACAACGAAGTCTACAACATCGGCTCTGGAAAGCCTACCACGATCGAGGAGCTCGCTAGAACCATCATGAAGCTATTGGGTAGGGAGCTACCGATAGTGCGTATGCCACCGAGACCTGGAGACATAACGCATAGTGTAGCCGACATCAGCAAGATAGTGAGGCTTACCCAACTTAAGCCAACACCACTCGAAGAAGGGCTTAAGAAGACCATAAGCGAGCTAAAAACATACGGTACCCAGAATCCCAGCTCTAGGTAGCCCAGAAGTCGAGAGAATACTAACGGCATCAACTTTCTCGCCTCTCGGGAGAAAGCCGATGCGGATACTAGACGAAGTTAAACTTCGCATAGAAGTATGTCAAAACAGCCCAAATCTGCCGAAACAAAGCACTAGTTTAGTCATCTATAGCCAGCAGGATACAGACTATCAAGACATATATGGAGGACAACAGTATTAGTTACAGTGGGGCTGTGACAATGAAGAGGAGCAAGGAAGACGACACGGAGTTATACGTGATTGCATTCAAAGAACTGATCAACGAGGTTGTGAGTAGCCTCAGTAGAGAAGAAGCAATAAACTACATAACGAGAGAAGTCCTCCCAAACATAAAAGCAGCATTCAAACCGGAGAGGTACCAGGAAGTAAAGAGATACGCCGAAGAAAAGCTCGGAACAAGACTACCTGACTAGCAACTAGAGGCAGACACCTTGAGAGAGACTCTCACAAAGAAGCTGACAGAAAGCATCAAGCTATGGCTAGCCCGAAGAAGACTTATAGTCGTAGCTGAAGCGATAAACCAGGAGAAGAAAATATACAGAGTAT encodes:
- a CDS encoding phospholipid carrier-dependent glycosyltransferase, producing the protein MEKLGGGKVFNILVITLLFTVSFALFYTSASEFTSLEIQRGGRGYVSDEVWYVSSARNILYKIFRVEPRLANSSYGATIVYDGFVDYARLRGDAAVFNVSVRADYSKLKGFYVLAPSKQVFESYLSRIKEYVNVVDVVPGWMLPDASGVNQYINWEHPPVVKYLVALSIWGLGDYPLHWRLPAIVAGALTVVLTYLAVLSLTRNQAVSLAVAILLMLDPLTRAMSSIMLLDIYVAFSTVLSLALLVRGRLKQALVAGVVGGLFKFSALFILLPVALLIARRDLKKNPSLSTLVYSVATTALLAAGLFTALTTAASIPIASYMGFSNWVKHSLIGSFAWHASVKCTGPSCPVASAPWEWFTGANAFPLYIYPDGSALRATGSWILWAPSLILALILTPACLRERRFGLLWLTYLGVLAGYVSLWIIGGRSQYSFYSIHLAPLVYSTLVYEAAFIVFNRDLLIDTLGYWGRLKEAMVKLLIA
- a CDS encoding SDR family NAD(P)-dependent oxidoreductase, with the protein product MRVLITGGAGFIGHNVARYLAKRGYDVVVVDTMERSSAFALRRLEELGVPIVRADVREYGGYGGVDVVVHAAAYVSVEESVREPIKYFENNVLGTARVGYECGKRGIRLVYLSSAAVYGEPLKLPIGEDHPVRPLSPYGLSKLQGEEVLKVFASIYGLKYVTLRLFNVYGPGQSSSYAGVVTVFLEKASRGEPLVIYGEGTQTRDFVCVEDVAKVIEHIVREEVFDNEVYNIGSGKPTTIEELARTIMKLLGRELPIVRMPPRPGDITHSVADISKIVRLTQLKPTPLEEGLKKTISELKTYGTQNPSSR